In a genomic window of Colius striatus isolate bColStr4 chromosome 2, bColStr4.1.hap1, whole genome shotgun sequence:
- the RIMS1 gene encoding regulating synaptic membrane exocytosis protein 1 isoform X3, which yields MAAEMRSRMVRQPSRESTDGSINSYSSEGNLIFPGVRLGADSQFSDFLDGLGPAQLVGRQTLATPAMGDIQIGMVDKKGQLEVEVIRARGLTQKPGSKSTPAPYVKVYLLENGACIAKKKTRIARKTLDPLYQQTLVFDESPQGKVLQVIVWGDYGRMDHKCFMGVAQILLEELDLSSVVIGWYKLFPPSSLVDPTLTPLTRRASQSSLESSTGPPCIRS from the exons ATGGCAGCGGAGATGAGAAGTCGTATGGTTCGACAGCCAAGTCGTGAATCCACTGATGGCAGCATAAATAGTTACAGCTCTGAGGGCAA ctTAATATTTCCTGGAGTACGGCTGGGCGCTGACAGTCAGTTTAGTGATTTCCTCGATGGACTTGGGCCTGCACAGTTAGTAGGCCGACAAACGCTAGCAACCCCCGCCATGG GTGACATCCAGATTGGAATGGTGGATAAAAAGGGCCAGTTAGAAGTAGAAGTCATTAGAGCCCGTGGCCTCACACAAAAACCTGGCTCTAAATCTACCccag CTCCGTATGTCAAAGTGTATTTATTGGAAAATGGAGCATGTATAGCTAAGAAGAAGACAAGGATTGCACGGAAGACTCTTGATCCTTTGTACCAACAGACACTGGTTTTTGATGAAAGTCCACAGGGTAAAGTCCTTCAG GTAATAGTTTGGGGAGACTATGGCCGAATGGACCACAAATGCTTCATGGGAGTTGCCCAGATCCTTCTGGAGGAACTGGATTTGTCCAGTGTGGTAATAGGCTGGTATAAATTATTTCCACCTTCCTCACTAGTGGATCCAACCTTGACTCCCCTGACACGCAGGGCTTCCCAGTCGTCTCTGGAAAGTTCAACTGGGCCTCCCTGCATTAGATCATAG